A genomic window from Carassius auratus strain Wakin unplaced genomic scaffold, ASM336829v1 scaf_tig00216514, whole genome shotgun sequence includes:
- the LOC113098331 gene encoding uncharacterized protein LOC113098331, producing MSECHLCLLGLIALSSLLTGVSGEDDVHVFISSGEDVCLPCNNALHDALHDCNSTTWNYNRGSQSGTVELIGLGKERKGTERHERLSLGSDCSLNIRNISTEDYGYYTCQQWTGVNGPQIGPDARVYLHVLHVSSSQTQISSGLSVTLSCRLYLYDRVSCDFSGRSGEIHLFWVNQAGVKLNISDSRYQISSSSDPCIISQNTTLLNEDHNREWRCEVTQRDKVKTSVTITVKISDQAQTTTPVPNSQDPSTTNTPETSTHTVIVIVIIVKFAVFAAPTVILLQIICARRAGRICSSQKK from the exons atgtctGAGTGTCATCTGTGTCTGCTGGGACTGATCGCTCTCTCTTCACTTCTCACAG GTGTCAGTGGAGAGGatgatgttcatgtgttcatcagtTCTGGTGAAGATGTCTGTCTGCCCTGTAATAATGCTCTTCATGATGCTCTTCATGACTGCAACTCAACTACATGGAACTATAACAGAGGCAGTCAATCAGGAACAGTTGAACTGATTGGTTTAGGGAAAGAGAGGAAAGGCACAGAGAGACATGAGAGACTGAGTCTGgggtctgactgctctctgaacatcaGGAACATCTCAACAGAAGATTATGGATATTACACCTGCCAACAATGGACTGGTGTGAATGGACCACAAATAGGACCTGATGCTCGtgtttatctgcatgttcttcatg TCTCATCCTCACAGACTCAGATCAGTTCAGGTCTCTCTGTGACTCTCTCCTGTCGGCTGTATTTATATGATCGAGTCTCTTGTGATTTTTCGGGTCGTTCTGGGGAAATTCATCTGTTCTGGGTGAATCAGGCTGGTGTTAAACTGAATATATCAGACTCCAGATATCAGATATCATCCTCATCAGATCCCTGTATCATCTCTCAGAATAcaacactcctgaatgaagaTCACAACAGAGAGTGGAGATGTGAAGTTACTCAGAGAGATAAAGTCAAGACCTCAGTCACAATCACTGTCAAGATATCAG ATCAAGCTCAAACGACGACACCAGTCCCAAACTCTCAGGATCCCTCAACTACAAACACACCAGAAACTTCTACACACACAG tgattgtgattgtgatcaTTGTAAAGTTTGCAGTGTTTGCTGCTCCTACTGTGATTCTTCTTCAGATCATCTGTGCAAGGAGAGCTG GAAGGATTTGCAGCAGCCAGAAGAAATAG